The Cyprinus carpio isolate SPL01 chromosome A19, ASM1834038v1, whole genome shotgun sequence genome has a segment encoding these proteins:
- the LOC109068637 gene encoding thioredoxin-interacting protein-like — MVAMTKRVKVFEIVFNDPSKTFYCSGDKVAGKILVEVLEVTRVTCMKVLGVGCAKVEYAKGKQRCREEVDYLKYEDVVHLDDHPADTDGSVILRPGNKYEYSFGFELPQQGQLVSTYKGKFGFVQYFVKALMERPAQPAMECRKHFEVEEPLDVNTPDLLSPTGGMKEKKVTCMFIPDGQVSLNAKIDRRGFCEGEEICIDAKFENTCSRIVVPKAAIIAKHTYQANGRTKVFRQKLSSVRGNHIISGMCDAWQGKSIRVPKIKPSILGCNIIRVEYALMIYMHIPGSDKLVLELPLVIGTVPYNGFSSRTNSMSSQDGSVSNASNSWVSLRMPSAPPSYCDVTRDCSLDQPLTPLLDDYDGGDSPIFMNAPQFQFPPLPAYSEVDEEYNGNARMLPVC, encoded by the exons ATGGTGGCGATGACAAAAAGAGTCAAGGTCTTCGAGATCGTCTTCAACGACCCATCCAAGACCTTTTACTGCAGCGGAGATAAAGTGGCCGGGAAGATCTTGGTGGAGGTGCTGGAGGTGACCAGAGTGACGTGCATGAAGGTGCTGGGAGTCGGATGCGCTAAAGTGGAGTACGCCAAAGGCAAACAGAGATGCCGTGAAGAAGTTGATTATCTGAAGTATGAAGACGTTGTGCACCTGGATGACCATCCAGCAG ACACAGATGGTTCGGTCATCCTCCGTCCTGGCAACAAGTATGAATACTCCTTTGGCTTTGAGCTTCCTCAACAAGG GCAACTGGTGTCTACCTATAAGGGCAAGTTTGGGTTTGTTCAGTACTTCGTGAAGGCTCTGATGGAAAGACCTGCTCAGCCTGCCATGGAGTGCAGGAAGCACTTTGAGGTCGAGGAGCCCTTGGATGTCAACACTCCAGACTTGCTG TCGCCCACCGGAGGCATGAAGGAGAAGAAGGTCACCTGCATGTTCATCCCAGACGGCCAGGTTTCTCTGAACGCCAAAATCGACAGGCGTGGCTTCTGCGAGGGTGAAGAGATCTGCATCGATGCCAAATTTGAGAACACCTGCTCTCGCATCGTGGTACCCAAAGCGGCCATCATCGCCAAGCACACCTACCAGGCCAACGGCCGCACCAAGGTCTTCAGGCAAAAACTCTCCTCAGTACGTGGCAACCACATCATCTCCGGCATGTGCGACGCCTGGCAGGGCAAGAGCATCCGTGTGCCAAAGATCAAGCCCTCTATATTGGGTTGCAACATCATTCGGGTGGAATATGCGCTCATG ATTTACATGCACATCCCAGGCAGTGATAAGTTGGTTCTGGAGCTGCCCTTGGTCATTGGGACGGTTCCCTACAATGGTTTTAGTAGCCGCACCAACAGCATGAGCAGCCAGGATGGTTCCGTCAGCAATGCATCGAATAGCTGGGTGTCCCTGCGGATGCCGTCTGCGCCGCCAAGCTACTGCGACGTTACACGTGACTGCAGCCTGGACCAACCTCTCACACCTCTGTTGGACGACTATGATGGCGGAGACAGTCCCATCTTCATGAACGCACCCCAATTCCAGTTCCCCCCACTCCCTGCTTATTCTGAG GTGGACGAGGAATACAACGGCAACGCCCGCATGCTTCCTGTCTGCTGA